The following proteins are encoded in a genomic region of Methanoculleus bourgensis MS2:
- a CDS encoding metal-dependent hydrolase produces the protein MFVACHLFIGLVLGLAIADRLDDRRFIGFSALGAVLPDLLDKPVGHILLAESLNSGRIIGHGLLFLALLLIVGVALRRRRGSFVLLAVAAGVASHQVLDAMWAMPVTWYFPLLGPYEPGEFTGYFGNAILGEVSSLSEWLFLLASTAIALAAGHDLGHDHSELRRTLTRAAVPLLAALTLASLFAWAAGVPESILMAGAGPEEHLMLAAAGVAGIIGIARHREFLDAG, from the coding sequence ATGTTTGTCGCCTGCCACCTGTTCATCGGCCTCGTCCTGGGCCTGGCGATCGCCGACCGCCTGGACGACCGGCGGTTTATCGGCTTCTCTGCCCTGGGGGCCGTCCTCCCCGACCTGCTCGATAAACCGGTGGGCCACATCCTGCTTGCGGAGTCGCTCAACTCCGGGCGGATAATTGGGCACGGACTGCTCTTCCTCGCACTCCTGCTCATCGTGGGCGTCGCCCTCAGGAGGCGGCGGGGGTCATTTGTGCTCCTCGCCGTCGCTGCAGGCGTCGCCTCCCACCAGGTTCTTGATGCGATGTGGGCGATGCCCGTCACCTGGTACTTCCCGCTTCTTGGTCCCTACGAGCCGGGTGAGTTTACCGGCTACTTCGGCAACGCCATCCTGGGAGAGGTATCCTCACTCTCAGAGTGGCTATTTCTCCTCGCATCAACCGCCATAGCCCTCGCCGCCGGTCACGACCTCGGCCACGACCACTCCGAGCTCAGGCGCACGCTCACCCGCGCGGCAGTCCCGCTCCTTGCAGCCCTCACCCTCGCCTCCCTCTTCGCCTGGGCGGCCGGTGTCCCGGAAAGTATCCTGATGGCCGGGGCCGGGCCGGAGGAGCACCTGATGCTCGCAGCGGCAGGGGTCGCCGGGATTATCGGGATCGCCAGACACCGGGAGTTCCTGGACGCCGGATGA
- a CDS encoding PGF-CTERM sorting domain-containing protein, with translation MSKSVLLLALGLTVAVLVCSIPVGAVVTPLPGQGNQTGILFGVHPNAKTNETITAFIAEHGEIWWHEGIYNHTHKYVYIVPANACEEQLVYLNKIADEHGGEPSIGNIWIIGCDEAMPLAAELTFPEIFAEYPALSNNADLRSYIENQSPNRYEEVTAKPSRTQVYFINDTGVFTEYIVDLSGGEVVSTTYVSEENLTVGRAEAEAQAISGQPPGARVENIVLKVYGGDQIVWEITVRADQKIDIVQVPSDLAPGQSLRTTPGFGAVLAAFGVGMSFVLYRKRR, from the coding sequence ATGTCGAAAAGTGTTCTCCTTCTGGCACTCGGGCTCACCGTTGCGGTGCTCGTCTGCAGCATCCCTGTTGGTGCGGTAGTGACCCCCCTCCCCGGGCAGGGGAACCAGACAGGCATCCTGTTTGGGGTCCACCCAAACGCGAAGACCAACGAGACGATCACCGCGTTCATCGCCGAACACGGGGAGATCTGGTGGCATGAGGGTATTTACAATCACACCCACAAGTACGTGTACATCGTGCCGGCGAACGCCTGCGAAGAACAGCTCGTCTATTTAAACAAGATAGCCGACGAACACGGCGGCGAACCGTCTATCGGAAACATCTGGATCATCGGCTGCGATGAAGCGATGCCCCTGGCCGCGGAACTCACATTCCCGGAGATCTTTGCGGAGTACCCGGCACTCAGCAACAATGCAGATCTGCGGTCGTACATTGAGAATCAATCCCCGAACCGCTACGAGGAGGTTACGGCCAAGCCTTCGCGGACGCAGGTCTACTTCATCAACGATACCGGCGTGTTCACGGAGTACATCGTCGACCTCTCAGGCGGGGAGGTCGTCTCCACCACTTACGTCTCGGAAGAGAACCTCACGGTCGGGAGAGCCGAAGCGGAGGCGCAGGCCATCTCCGGACAGCCTCCGGGCGCCCGCGTCGAGAACATCGTGCTGAAAGTCTACGGCGGCGACCAGATCGTCTGGGAGATCACCGTCCGGGCCGATCAGAAGATTGACATCGTGCAGGTCCCCTCTGACCTGGCGCCCGGGCAGTCGCTCCGGACGACGCCGGGGTTCGGAGCGGTCCTCGCGGCTTTTGGCGTAGGGATGAGTTTCGTCCTATACCGGAAGCGGAGATAG
- a CDS encoding DNA-methyltransferase: MAEEKRGVGGSGGLAINTIHTMDCIEGMQRLPAGSVDIIVTSPPYNIGKDYNSYDDRKPREDYLDWMGEVAAAAARVLADEGSFFLNVGGKPRDPWIPFDVVQRFRPHFALQNVIHWVKSIAIAKEDVGNYETITGDVAVGHYQPVNSPRYLSQCHEHIFHFTKIGDVALDKLSVGVPYQDKSNIGRWKAAERDLRDRGNTWFIPYQTIRSSRPHPTTFPVKLPEMCIRLHGCRPGTLVMDPFMGIGSTALAAIALGVDYIGFEIDPAYREIAEARIAEARS; the protein is encoded by the coding sequence GTGGCAGAAGAGAAGAGAGGGGTGGGGGGGTCCGGCGGGCTTGCCATCAACACCATCCATACCATGGACTGTATAGAGGGTATGCAGCGCCTCCCGGCAGGCTCGGTCGACATCATCGTCACATCACCGCCCTACAACATCGGGAAGGACTACAACTCCTACGACGACCGAAAGCCCAGGGAAGACTACCTCGACTGGATGGGGGAGGTCGCCGCCGCGGCCGCACGGGTCCTCGCCGACGAAGGTTCGTTCTTCCTCAACGTCGGCGGCAAACCCCGGGATCCCTGGATCCCCTTCGACGTCGTCCAGCGGTTCCGCCCGCACTTTGCATTGCAGAATGTCATCCACTGGGTCAAGTCGATCGCCATCGCAAAAGAGGATGTAGGGAACTACGAAACGATCACCGGCGACGTCGCAGTCGGCCACTACCAGCCGGTGAACAGTCCCCGCTACCTGAGCCAGTGCCATGAGCACATCTTCCACTTCACAAAGATTGGAGACGTGGCCCTGGACAAACTGAGCGTCGGTGTCCCCTACCAGGACAAGAGCAACATCGGGAGGTGGAAGGCGGCCGAACGCGACCTCCGCGACCGGGGGAACACCTGGTTCATCCCCTACCAGACCATCCGCTCCTCGCGGCCCCACCCGACCACATTCCCGGTGAAACTCCCCGAGATGTGCATCCGGCTCCACGGCTGCCGCCCGGGAACGCTCGTCATGGACCCCTTCATGGGCATCGGGAGCACGGCGCTTGCGGCAATCGCCCTCGGTGTCGACTATATCGGGTTTGAGATCGACCCGGCCTACCGGGAGATCGCAGAGGCCAGGATCGCCGAAGCCCGCAGTTAG
- the mmp10 gene encoding methyl coenzyme M reductase-arginine methyltransferase Mmp10 (Mmp10 (methanogenesis marker protein 10) is a cobalamin-requiring radical SAM methyltransferase that creates the methylarginine modification to methyl coenzyme M reductase.), translated as MSHLTVDLGGRPGLDCRGFCSYCYFKHVQGTTSFGCKYCLPFQKGCDYCTRGVREQYSGFKDLRTVADEILGNLQVMTDNVDRITISGGGDPSCYPEFRDLVELLASMEAPIHIGYTSGKGFDDPDVADFLVENGLSEVSYTVFAADPDLRRRWMNDPTPEASLAVLDRLCGAIDVYAAAVIIPGVNDGETLEKTCAWLEERGAKGLILMRFANRTDQGLILGNAPLIEGQQVHTVDEFRDIVTHLNEQFSMKISGTPLWDPSIGSPFAILHEPDLLRKLPRVRKRATVITGSVAAPFIQRLLSIRGGRSRVVRVRKEIACLITADDLAGVNLKRLEDVVILPGRAFVHDAEAREILSADGVDREVVRGPEMLTADAETSMGMTRAEVLEKEMEGFAALINTINQYGR; from the coding sequence ATGTCGCATCTCACCGTCGATCTCGGGGGCCGGCCCGGCCTCGACTGCCGGGGATTCTGTTCGTACTGCTACTTCAAACACGTCCAGGGGACGACCTCGTTCGGTTGCAAATACTGCCTCCCCTTCCAGAAAGGCTGTGACTACTGCACCCGGGGCGTCCGGGAGCAGTACTCGGGGTTCAAGGACCTCCGGACCGTTGCCGACGAGATACTCGGCAACCTCCAGGTGATGACCGACAACGTCGACCGGATCACCATCAGCGGCGGCGGGGACCCGAGCTGCTACCCGGAGTTCCGCGACCTGGTCGAACTGCTCGCCAGTATGGAAGCGCCGATCCATATCGGCTACACCAGCGGGAAAGGGTTCGACGACCCGGACGTAGCTGATTTTCTCGTCGAGAACGGTCTCTCCGAGGTCTCCTACACCGTCTTCGCCGCCGACCCCGATCTGCGGCGGCGCTGGATGAACGACCCGACACCGGAAGCCTCGCTTGCGGTCCTCGACCGGCTCTGCGGCGCAATCGACGTCTATGCCGCCGCGGTCATCATCCCGGGCGTCAATGACGGCGAGACCCTTGAGAAGACCTGTGCGTGGCTCGAGGAGCGGGGCGCAAAAGGACTGATCCTGATGCGGTTTGCTAACCGGACCGACCAGGGGCTCATCCTCGGCAACGCACCGCTCATCGAGGGGCAGCAGGTCCACACCGTCGACGAGTTCCGCGATATCGTCACCCACCTCAACGAACAGTTCTCGATGAAGATCAGCGGGACCCCGCTCTGGGACCCCTCGATAGGCTCGCCGTTTGCAATCCTCCATGAACCCGACCTGCTGCGGAAACTCCCCCGGGTCCGGAAACGCGCGACGGTGATCACCGGGAGCGTGGCGGCCCCCTTCATCCAGCGGCTCCTCTCGATCCGCGGCGGCCGTTCAAGGGTCGTCAGGGTCAGAAAAGAGATCGCCTGCCTCATCACCGCCGACGACCTCGCCGGAGTGAACTTAAAGCGGCTCGAGGATGTCGTGATCCTCCCCGGCCGGGCGTTCGTCCATGACGCCGAGGCCCGGGAGATCCTCTCGGCCGACGGCGTCGACCGCGAGGTGGTGCGCGGCCCCGAGATGCTGACTGCCGATGCGGAGACCAGCATGGGCATGACCCGGGCTGAGGTGCTTGAGAAAGAGATGGAAGGGTTTGCGGCCCTGATCAACACGATCAACCAGTACGGCCGGTGA
- a CDS encoding RNA-guided endonuclease InsQ/TnpB family protein, producing the protein MQSVTKLRLFASPDERRMLFATMERYNAACNAVSPVAFSERQFSNIGLQKRLYSHVRETFGLSAQMAQLAIRKVAGSYRSTKEAIKEQNKVLAALGKPLKTLTELSFREHGAIGYDARVLSLGQNRVSIWTLEGRIKLRYSKPAYFPAVTTVKQTDLVYRDGAFWLYATVETPDTEPAEPTEYLGVDLGVVNIATTSDGEAFSSAATEKVRQRYGRLRGALQKTGTRSAKRKLRKIAGREHRFKTDTNHVISKQIVCAAEGTKRGIALEDLNGILLRTTVRHDQRERHHKWAFRQLRSFIEYKAQRAGVTVQVIDGAYTSQQCSVCGFVHPDNRLTQAAFRCLACGHTENADLNASLETSLPGPPSTGLLRSAPPTPGERWKRKPTKSMVPPTASCPRLKLGVVD; encoded by the coding sequence ATGCAATCGGTGACGAAGTTGCGGTTGTTTGCGTCTCCCGACGAACGGCGGATGCTGTTCGCCACGATGGAGCGGTACAATGCAGCCTGCAACGCGGTTTCGCCGGTTGCCTTTTCTGAACGACAGTTCTCCAACATCGGCCTGCAGAAGCGGCTGTACTCTCACGTCCGGGAAACCTTCGGGCTCTCGGCGCAGATGGCCCAGCTTGCCATCCGCAAGGTTGCCGGGAGTTACCGGAGCACCAAAGAGGCAATCAAGGAACAGAACAAGGTTCTCGCTGCTCTTGGCAAACCCCTGAAGACCCTCACCGAGCTCTCCTTCCGGGAGCACGGGGCCATCGGCTACGATGCGCGGGTACTCTCCCTCGGCCAGAACCGGGTGAGCATCTGGACACTGGAGGGTCGGATCAAGCTCCGATACAGCAAACCCGCATACTTCCCGGCGGTCACGACCGTCAAGCAGACGGACCTCGTCTACCGAGACGGGGCGTTCTGGCTCTACGCGACCGTCGAGACCCCGGACACCGAGCCTGCCGAACCCACCGAGTACCTCGGGGTCGATCTCGGGGTGGTCAACATCGCCACCACGAGCGACGGAGAGGCCTTCTCCAGCGCTGCCACCGAGAAGGTGCGGCAGCGCTACGGCCGACTCCGGGGGGCTCTCCAGAAGACGGGTACCAGGTCGGCCAAGCGGAAACTGCGGAAGATCGCCGGGAGAGAACACCGGTTTAAAACCGATACCAATCACGTCATCAGCAAGCAGATCGTTTGCGCGGCAGAAGGCACGAAGCGGGGGATTGCTCTGGAAGACCTCAACGGCATTCTCCTGCGGACCACGGTTCGACACGACCAGCGCGAACGACACCACAAGTGGGCGTTTCGCCAACTCCGATCCTTCATCGAGTACAAGGCCCAACGGGCCGGAGTCACGGTGCAGGTGATCGACGGGGCGTACACGAGCCAGCAGTGCAGTGTCTGCGGGTTCGTCCACCCCGACAACCGCCTGACTCAGGCAGCGTTCCGCTGCCTCGCGTGCGGGCATACCGAGAACGCCGATCTGAACGCAAGCCTCGAAACATCGCTGCCAGGGCCGCCGTCAACCGGCCTATTGCGGTCTGCTCCCCCAACGCCGGGGGAGAGGTGGAAGCGCAAGCCTACAAAGAGCATGGTGCCACCCACGGCATCATGCCCCCGACTGAAGTTGGGGGTAGTTGACTAA
- a CDS encoding FAD-dependent oxidoreductase, with translation MRECDEWNVRDIVIDKNGRTSIPHVYAGGDIATGAATVIEAMGSAKRAAAAINAMLKEE, from the coding sequence ATTCGTGAGTGCGACGAATGGAACGTCCGGGACATCGTCATCGACAAGAACGGCCGGACGTCCATACCCCATGTCTACGCCGGCGGGGATATCGCCACCGGCGCAGCGACGGTGATCGAGGCGATGGGCTCGGCGAAGCGTGCGGCAGCGGCGATCAACGCGATGCTGAAGGAAGAGTGA
- a CDS encoding DUF1616 domain-containing protein produces the protein MPPETATRPTAGPPDVTSIYAWILLAGPAHNHTPRGMRPGSAIHAPGVSGIAARVAALFCRHEMRSGAFFAAIKESFFGSPAPRAGQALSIILIAAVLVAVGTTVLIILAPEEGEKFTEFYILGPKGKAADYPTEFMSGTPQTVIIGIGNQEYQDITYTVETFAVRSRFDEATNQSVIVSATLLDRFSVTVPHNETIEQPYTFRIMDPNTNRLEFLLFREAPPEDQSDHIAASYRDLHLWLRVH, from the coding sequence ATGCCGCCCGAAACCGCCACCAGACCCACCGCCGGACCCCCGGACGTAACGAGCATCTATGCGTGGATCCTCCTCGCCGGGCCTGCACACAACCATACGCCCCGGGGCATGCGACCCGGCTCCGCCATCCACGCTCCTGGAGTATCCGGTATCGCCGCCCGGGTTGCTGCGCTGTTTTGCCGGCACGAGATGCGCTCGGGTGCGTTCTTTGCCGCGATAAAAGAATCCTTCTTCGGCAGCCCTGCACCCCGGGCGGGGCAGGCCTTGAGCATCATCCTTATCGCCGCCGTCCTCGTGGCCGTCGGGACGACGGTCCTTATCATCCTGGCGCCGGAGGAGGGGGAGAAGTTCACCGAGTTCTACATCCTCGGGCCGAAGGGGAAGGCAGCCGACTACCCGACCGAGTTCATGTCCGGAACCCCGCAGACGGTCATCATCGGGATCGGGAACCAGGAGTACCAGGATATAACCTACACGGTAGAGACGTTTGCCGTACGGAGCAGGTTCGATGAGGCGACGAACCAGTCGGTGATCGTCTCCGCGACGCTCCTTGACCGGTTTTCAGTCACGGTGCCGCATAACGAGACCATAGAGCAGCCCTACACCTTCCGGATCATGGATCCGAATACAAACAGGCTCGAGTTTCTCCTCTTCAGGGAGGCACCTCCAGAAGACCAAAGCGATCATATCGCTGCCAGTTACCGCGACCTGCACCTCTGGCTGCGGGTGCATTGA
- a CDS encoding transglutaminase-like domain-containing protein: MNGNIGMRALSMLLAVLLVSMGVVPAVSAENESRGWLDTFDRWVEPRDMSMYNPVIETPQRVPITEEIARQHPGVIILDPKRVSEFQVIDADMVPVSPGKVSLTLQTESGDPGTRDLMPDVRMTQGTISWYWTQDTFVYHEITIHNYASSAASGMVILWSLKDGYGCGVPFSDLAAGADLTVTVPFEVLPQHSSIGIKPMAVEIRVDPTGLTSWMARMPIDAVEKYNNDASHLLDPDGGENLETSDLYHFPFSEGYRVLLEAAQAADGTTEPYQSAYAITQYVNGAMNYTYEDPYLEYIFSDLYMMDHPSPINGKYLGVCDEYGTLYTAFARALGIPTRFLSFSMREVATGNVSGHAIAESWNGTTWVHSDPTWNVFDNPQVYRTAGNDHINITVYGDADDSYYTQDPNDPTGDGILRYEDFRTQILLGEVPRYN; the protein is encoded by the coding sequence ATGAACGGAAACATTGGAATGCGGGCACTTTCCATGCTCCTGGCGGTGCTGCTGGTGAGCATGGGTGTTGTGCCGGCGGTGAGTGCAGAGAATGAATCAAGGGGCTGGCTCGATACGTTCGATCGATGGGTTGAGCCGAGAGATATGTCGATGTACAATCCGGTCATTGAAACCCCACAGAGGGTTCCGATCACTGAGGAGATCGCACGGCAGCACCCCGGAGTAATTATTCTGGATCCAAAGAGGGTGTCAGAATTCCAGGTGATCGATGCGGATATGGTTCCAGTCTCACCCGGTAAGGTTTCGTTGACGCTGCAAACCGAGAGCGGCGACCCCGGCACCCGGGATTTGATGCCGGACGTGAGAATGACCCAGGGAACTATCTCCTGGTACTGGACACAGGACACATTTGTCTATCACGAGATCACAATCCATAACTATGCTTCTTCTGCAGCGAGCGGGATGGTCATCCTCTGGTCGCTTAAGGATGGGTATGGGTGTGGCGTACCTTTTTCGGATCTTGCAGCGGGGGCGGACCTCACTGTGACGGTTCCATTCGAGGTTCTCCCACAGCATAGTTCCATCGGAATAAAACCGATGGCAGTCGAGATCAGAGTTGATCCGACCGGCCTTACGTCATGGATGGCAAGGATGCCGATCGATGCCGTAGAGAAGTATAACAACGATGCGTCGCATCTCCTCGATCCTGACGGCGGAGAAAACCTCGAGACGAGCGACCTGTATCATTTCCCGTTCAGTGAGGGATATAGAGTGCTACTCGAAGCAGCGCAAGCGGCTGATGGTACGACAGAGCCGTATCAGTCCGCATATGCGATAACGCAGTATGTCAATGGGGCTATGAATTACACATACGAAGACCCATATCTTGAATATATATTCTCCGACCTGTACATGATGGATCACCCCTCTCCCATAAACGGAAAGTATCTGGGGGTCTGCGATGAGTATGGAACCCTGTATACCGCCTTCGCCCGGGCGCTGGGCATCCCTACGCGGTTTCTGTCGTTCTCGATGAGAGAAGTGGCTACCGGTAATGTTTCGGGGCATGCCATTGCAGAATCGTGGAACGGAACTACCTGGGTTCACTCGGATCCGACATGGAATGTATTTGACAATCCCCAGGTTTACAGGACGGCGGGCAACGATCACATCAACATTACCGTCTATGGCGATGCCGACGACTCCTATTACACGCAGGACCCGAACGACCCGACCGGCGATGGTATTCTCAGGTACGAAGATTTCAGAACACAGATTCTCCTCGGTGAGGTTCCGAGGTACAATTAA
- a CDS encoding flagellin: MSSSSSSDAEAGFTGLEAAIVLIAFVVVASIFSYTVLAAGFHFSGESQSVIHQGIQQAGSSCTVAGTVYGVSTSPESLRYIIIPIGLTAGGEPIDITTVSVRIVGPKHKEIIEQNSPLIDTFSTWGHWSVQERQNSDSDNLLETGERFILNISPSFCVDLVPYGSFAIEIKPAGRAALRVERTVPGRIDRLTQLGRW; the protein is encoded by the coding sequence ATGTCTTCATCGAGCTCTTCTGATGCAGAGGCCGGGTTCACCGGACTCGAGGCCGCGATCGTACTCATCGCGTTTGTCGTGGTCGCATCCATCTTCTCCTACACCGTCCTGGCGGCGGGTTTTCACTTCTCCGGGGAGAGTCAGTCGGTCATTCACCAGGGTATCCAGCAGGCCGGATCGAGTTGTACCGTGGCTGGAACTGTCTACGGCGTCAGTACCTCTCCGGAATCACTAAGATACATCATCATTCCCATCGGCCTTACCGCCGGCGGTGAGCCCATCGATATCACCACAGTATCAGTCCGTATCGTTGGTCCTAAGCATAAGGAGATAATTGAGCAGAACAGCCCTCTTATTGATACATTTTCCACATGGGGGCACTGGAGCGTCCAAGAACGGCAGAACAGCGACTCTGACAATCTTCTGGAGACCGGGGAGCGGTTCATCCTGAACATCTCGCCGTCGTTCTGCGTTGACCTCGTGCCGTATGGTTCCTTTGCCATAGAGATCAAACCTGCGGGCAGGGCGGCGCTCCGGGTGGAGAGGACCGTCCCGGGCCGAATCGACAGGTTGACCCAACTGGGCAGATGGTGA
- a CDS encoding ATP-binding protein translates to MSDPLRLLVITQSPGDARMIREVLREAGLPSEVVWRSRSRDALDALQGEPFDLLLLDPDPEVVAQAGERAPGTPIVLLVSRDDMETAVRALGRGADDHLVREDITPELLVCTVRHALTLKRMKTALERMGGMWREIVGNLHEGVMVADREGTTLFASARMAEILGYAAEEMLKAPFLSFVDPEDAPRAEALLGTAGRAEAEFRLRRFDGERVGVRLIVFPVTCGTAVGVMDIRERPAEEEIRRRNVQLSIINQVVRTATSSADMDELLTGVLGKTVNLLGFGGGSVYLIDSGRSRAELAAEIGLPEGFSFRQRIADMNAPPYDTVLGQGVPHFVEDYPRRYPQDAGAGIQAFASIPITAEGRVIGAVNLVSREMHTFSPAERELLTSIGQEIGSAVERMRLRKRLEKAHEEANFYLDVMTHDINNANTTAIGYAALLSEALSGPEKDLARRISAAVRQSAEIIGNVSTIRRIAEETPAPGPVSLDDVIGHVSCFFADADIRYAPQGLWVAADDLLSAVFINLLGNAVKFGGPQIVIQVTAREEDGTVTVSVEDTGPGIPDAEKPLVFEKFRKSGARSGKGIGLYIVHTLVERYGGRVWVEDRVPGRPREGAAFRFTLPACPPVTGRTG, encoded by the coding sequence TTGAGCGACCCGCTCAGGCTGCTCGTCATCACCCAAAGCCCGGGCGACGCCCGCATGATCAGGGAGGTGCTCCGGGAGGCCGGGCTCCCGTCCGAGGTGGTCTGGCGCAGTCGGTCTCGCGATGCGCTTGACGCCCTCCAGGGAGAGCCATTCGACCTTCTCCTGCTCGACCCCGACCCCGAGGTGGTGGCGCAGGCAGGCGAGAGAGCCCCCGGAACCCCAATCGTCCTCCTCGTCTCGCGGGACGATATGGAGACGGCGGTCAGGGCACTGGGGCGCGGGGCAGATGACCACCTGGTCAGGGAGGATATCACCCCCGAACTCCTGGTCTGCACCGTCCGGCACGCCCTCACGCTGAAACGCATGAAGACGGCGCTCGAAAGAATGGGGGGAATGTGGCGCGAGATCGTCGGGAACCTGCACGAGGGGGTCATGGTGGCCGACCGTGAAGGCACCACGCTCTTTGCCAGCGCCAGGATGGCAGAGATCCTCGGCTATGCCGCAGAAGAGATGCTAAAGGCCCCCTTCCTCTCTTTTGTCGACCCGGAGGACGCCCCCAGGGCGGAGGCCCTGCTCGGGACGGCCGGGCGCGCGGAGGCCGAATTTCGGCTCCGGCGTTTTGATGGGGAGAGGGTCGGCGTCAGGCTCATCGTCTTCCCGGTCACGTGCGGGACGGCCGTCGGTGTCATGGATATCAGAGAGAGACCTGCCGAGGAGGAGATCAGGCGCAGGAATGTCCAGCTCTCCATCATCAACCAGGTGGTCAGGACCGCCACGTCGTCGGCAGATATGGACGAACTGCTCACGGGAGTGCTCGGGAAGACCGTGAACCTTCTTGGATTTGGAGGCGGCAGTGTGTACCTGATCGATTCCGGCAGGTCCCGGGCCGAGCTGGCTGCGGAGATCGGGCTTCCGGAGGGTTTCTCGTTCAGGCAGCGGATCGCCGACATGAACGCCCCGCCCTACGATACGGTCCTCGGGCAGGGCGTCCCGCATTTTGTGGAGGACTACCCGCGTCGCTACCCGCAGGATGCCGGTGCCGGGATCCAGGCGTTTGCAAGCATCCCTATCACCGCCGAAGGACGGGTCATCGGCGCCGTCAACCTGGTCAGCCGGGAGATGCACACCTTCTCCCCCGCCGAGCGGGAACTGCTCACCTCCATCGGCCAGGAGATCGGGAGCGCCGTCGAGCGGATGCGGCTCCGCAAACGGTTGGAGAAGGCGCACGAGGAGGCGAACTTCTACCTGGACGTCATGACGCACGATATCAACAACGCAAACACCACCGCCATCGGCTACGCGGCGCTTCTTTCGGAGGCGCTCTCCGGGCCGGAGAAAGATCTTGCCCGGAGGATCTCGGCCGCGGTCAGGCAGAGCGCCGAGATCATCGGGAACGTCTCGACGATCCGCCGGATCGCGGAAGAAACTCCCGCACCCGGGCCGGTGAGCCTTGACGACGTCATCGGGCATGTCAGCTGCTTCTTCGCGGACGCTGATATCAGGTACGCACCACAGGGTCTGTGGGTCGCTGCCGACGACCTCCTCTCGGCGGTCTTCATAAACCTCCTCGGCAACGCCGTCAAGTTCGGCGGCCCACAGATCGTGATCCAGGTCACCGCCCGGGAGGAGGACGGAACCGTCACGGTCTCGGTCGAGGATACCGGGCCCGGGATACCGGACGCTGAGAAACCCCTGGTCTTTGAGAAGTTCAGGAAAAGCGGCGCAAGAAGCGGGAAAGGGATCGGGCTCTACATCGTCCACACCCTGGTCGAGCGTTATGGGGGCAGGGTCTGGGTCGAAGACCGGGTGCCGGGACGCCCCCGGGAGGGCGCCGCCTTTCGGTTCACGCTCCCGGCGTGCCCGCCCGTCACCGGCCGTACTGGTTGA
- a CDS encoding archaellin/type IV pilin N-terminal domain-containing protein — MDRDERDDRAFTGLEAAIVFIALIVVASVFAYVVVGAGIAASQKNQEVMHAALEESGSALRPGQVVIAKLDNNEGLLYSVEFDLETATNLAAVDMGGVIYTVATQETLVTFPPGDSHITLTWRCREDTNDLLEAGEVVTVKLVVNRMRIQRGETFTIGMTTAGGATASLTRTIPAGIGKNVFIELF, encoded by the coding sequence ATGGACCGGGACGAGAGGGATGATCGGGCTTTCACCGGACTGGAGGCAGCTATTGTCTTCATCGCCCTCATCGTCGTTGCATCGGTCTTCGCGTATGTCGTGGTCGGCGCGGGTATTGCCGCGTCACAGAAGAATCAGGAGGTGATGCATGCCGCCCTCGAAGAATCCGGGTCTGCCCTCCGCCCGGGGCAGGTGGTCATCGCCAAACTGGATAACAATGAGGGGCTGCTCTATTCCGTTGAGTTCGACCTTGAGACCGCAACCAACCTGGCCGCGGTCGATATGGGGGGCGTGATCTATACTGTCGCCACACAGGAGACACTCGTCACGTTTCCTCCCGGCGACTCCCACATAACATTAACCTGGCGGTGCCGGGAGGATACCAACGACCTCCTGGAGGCGGGGGAGGTCGTCACGGTGAAACTGGTGGTGAATCGCATGCGAATTCAAAGGGGAGAGACGTTCACCATCGGGATGACCACTGCAGGGGGGGCGACTGCCTCGTTGACCAGAACAATTCCCGCGGGCATTGGGAAGAATGTCTTCATCGAGCTCTTCTGA
- a CDS encoding DUF504 domain-containing protein: protein MMGVRTSHRLLLRFYHDPGYDFSRVRVEYVNRGAPGDRSAVQGDRILALDAQYLEVDAGTHVACIPYHRILRILYDDEVAWERGGRVEEGGET, encoded by the coding sequence ATGATGGGTGTGCGAACGAGTCACCGGCTGCTGCTCCGGTTCTACCATGATCCCGGCTACGACTTCTCCCGGGTCCGGGTCGAGTACGTCAACCGCGGGGCCCCGGGGGATCGCTCGGCGGTGCAGGGGGACCGGATTCTCGCGCTCGACGCCCAGTACCTGGAGGTGGATGCCGGGACCCATGTTGCCTGCATCCCCTACCACCGGATCCTCCGCATCCTCTACGACGACGAGGTTGCCTGGGAACGCGGCGGGCGGGTGGAGGAGGGCGGGGAGACATGA